From Amaranthus tricolor cultivar Red isolate AtriRed21 chromosome 4, ASM2621246v1, whole genome shotgun sequence:
gagttggttccttgaagTTATACACAACTTTATACTTAATAATAGAGTGATTTTCGATTcttgatagcaaacatcatctataCAGATAGTATACACTCAATTTAAGCAACTATAGCATGAACATTGTGAATTTAGTCAAATTTTACAAAGTACTTTTGATCGAAACAGAAAAATAAATCGGATTTCATTCATAACCTTTTCCTCAATGAGAAAGCGGATCAGATTCTACTAGATTACATGGCTTTTATCTACAACTTCtgttataatatataacatatattgggCTTCAGCCATCATTTAATTAAGCTTTTGGCCGAGATTGTTGTtgttaaggaaccaattcaactaaaagtttaagaaccaattcaactaaaagcttaaaaaccaattcaactaaaagcttaagtaTATGGTTGTAGTCCCAAGATATGTCATATACtttaacacgccccctcacacgaaagCCTTTTGAGCTAGAAGTATGGATGCAACATAGACCCTTTTCATACTTTACGTTAAATAATCCCCTTTAAATGAGGGGAGGAGAGGTTGAGATTCAAAACTGTGACCTCTTGTCGtgctggctctgataccatgttaaggaatcaaatcaaccaaaagcttaagctgatggttgtaACCCCAAAATTGTTATgtcatatactctaacaattacTTGATATATACTAAGAAGTTCCTAATGAGATGGATTATGATCATGTAACAGGGTTCCTTGCAAGAAACATGGAGGAGTAAGATTTAGCATAAATGGAAGAGATTACTTTGAGTTAGTATTAATCAGCAATGTAGCAGCAGCAGGATCAATACAATCAGTACAAATCAAGGGTTCAAAAAACAACAATTGGATGCCCATGTCTAGAAATTGGGGAGCTAATTGGCAATCATTAGCTTACCTTAATGGACAATCTTTATCCTTCCAAGTTACTTTGACTGACGGTCAAACTCAAACTTTCAACGACATAATCCCTTCCAATTGGCAATTTGGACAAACATTTTCAAGCAAACAACAATTCATCTAAACGGAATCTAGGCTCAAACCTGCCTTGGTTATATATGATTCAGATTATTTGATTAAAAGCACTTTTTAGGCAGAAAAATAATAGTCGAGTTGATTCAGCATATTTTATACAAGTATTCTGAATTTGCCCTTTACAGTTTTTGGGTTTCTAAGCCATGAAAAATTCTTGATAGGCAGAGGCGTGCTCATTGCTTTTTTCTTCTTTGAAGCTGCCCGCCAAATCTATCATTTTGTAATATATTCATGGGCTTAAAATTCCTATTGAATGGTTTGAATAAAGTTGGGAGTTTTTGAGTATAGTCCATTATATTTagttttatacatatataagttgaacttaagttttttttgttcgTGTAATATTCTAAGAAATTGTTgctttatcatatatatatatatatatatatatatatatatatatatatatatatatatatatatatatatataatatatataatacatagttttttgtaattttctcTTGCTATGTTCTTGTGTGGTCTGTGATGGTGAATTCTTGTGCTTTCGATGTTAGGATTTTGGTTTATAATACAATATTATACGAAAATTTGAAAGAGATTTACTATATATTTCTGATTATGAATCTAGTCTTGTTTATTCCCTCGTTTTAATTTGTGTTACTATGTGGGAGATTCGTGTAGCTCCACCATTGAAGAGAACTATTTAACTTAACATAAATTGTCATTTATGTACTTTTGTATATTTTCATGAACCAGGGTcacttcaaattttaatttcgtgaaataaaattataactttctAAAAAGTAAGAACTCGATTTAGCTAGATGGAGTGACGGAAAATATACTCATCCTACTCGAAGATCATTTATGTTATGAGTTTCCAACAGATTGTTGAAATAACAGTCACTTTTAGTTATCGCAACTTACATGTATGTTAAAAATTTGGTCCTCAGGGCTAAATTTGGTATGTTATTGTcgatttattttagtttttaccaTATAGTTTTCAGAAAGAGTAAAACTCATCAAGTGTTGTGTTGTATGCAACTCAACGCTCATTATCCGTAGGTTTGTAGGCCCGAGCCCACGGATGCCTTGTGGGTGTGTCTACTCAAGTGGACCCATGGGGCGatcatgtgacgaattgtcaagGCCTAACTTGATATCAGAGCCGATGGTGGTTCTTGGATATGATGTGACTCACTTGCGAGGGTGAGTGTTGTAGGAAATGCTTCATATGTGAGAAAGATCCCACATGGCTAAAATATTAGATTGTGGATTTGCATATCATATGCTTGGTGAGTAATCCTCCTGATACCATATACTTTTATGAAAGAGTGAAACTCATCATATGTTGTATGCAAGTTAATGCTTATTACCTGTAAATTTGTGAGCCCAAGCCTATGTGATGAATTGTGACGGTCTAACAAGAACAAGTTACCACGTATTATGAGTACGGTCTACCAACATCATATATTTGAGATTATTTTGATTAGATATTCATAACTGaaattatctttttaaattttttcaaaaacaaagtATTCCATAGGATAGTTGTTGCAATGGTAGAAAATGGTAACATTGATAATGTACAAACTTCTGCAATTAGAAATCCCTTTATTCATGTGCTAAATCTATTGAGAAAAATGCTCTATTGTGATAGTGTACGTTACATTTCGTCATTCAAaatcaaagataaaaaaaatactgatcttgtatatgtatatatactaatatactattgttactataatatatatctcatCAATTTATCAATAATCCAATCTATAACTTAAGTggaaaataaacaatttttttgttgtttatcaATAGAAATTTGAAAGAAttacaaatgaaaacaaagatAGGATTTTTACCCCATTTATATAGTTGATTTTAGCATTGTCGAGTCAAATACTTGAACATGTACTTGAGTCTAATATTATATCCGAGTACGTTGAGTCCAAGTAACCTGGTAGATAATTAGTCCCATGGTGCATTCAAAGGATCCAATATCTCTTGAATAACTAATCTTCTAGATCTATTTGTAGTTAAAAAGCAAAAGTAAATATGTTCTTCAAGCTCTTGCAATTGTTCCTCAAACCCTTGTTGTTGCATCTCAATATCCCTTAAAGCTTCCCTCATAAGCTCATTACACTTCCCATTTCTTACACAAACCACTGCAATCTCCTTTCTATGTTGCACCTCGTCGTGCAACCGTGTTACGAGTCTTCCAACCGTATCGAAATCATTAATAAAGATATAAATTCCTCGAGCCGCCACGTCTAGTTGCTCTCCTAGGTGTTTAAGGATGTTCAATTTTAGTAATCGTCCAATATTATCGTTGTCATTATCGTTATTGTTTATATAATCCCTTAATTTCTTCATCATAGTCATAGAAAAGGGCAATAATAGCCTTGGCGCACCTAGAAACCCTAGCATACTATGAGCTTCTAGGGCCCACAAAGTGATTATTAGCACAATGTAACTAATTATGAAGCCATACTTGATTGCTTTCTTGTAAACCCTTGTGAATTTCTCCTTTCGctttattttccttctttttgtAGTTAATTTATGCAATAGAAAGGTATACTTTTCACGTATCATAGGGAAATCTGTTGTACTATTATTGATGTTTGGTAAAGGATTGCTTAGATCGGCATAGGAAGCTAATTCTTGTAGTATTTTTTCATTACACTCTTGATCTTCCTCTTCTTTGTTGTTATTTTCTCGTCCTTGAGATAAATCGATCACCCTTTGGATTCTCCGGTGATACAATCGAGTTTTGTGAATCCCTCTAAGGAGGGATTCACATGCATTGCATGCTTCAATGCTGGCATCGAAGTAATGGATGATTAGGGTTTGGATCTTCGAGGTTTGCATGGTGTCGATAACATCTTGGTGAGGTTCGAGGAGATCTGAGAGGTGAATGTATAAGGGAAGTGAGgacgaagaagaagatgatgatagagaagaatttgaagatgaagaggaaTAGGAATACGAAGAATATTTGTCATTTGAAGTTGTTTTTGGTGATCTTGGCAATTGAACTTGGACTTTGCTTAATATTTCCATGTAAGATTGAGTCCTAAAGACTTCCTTGTACTCCTCATTCACATTTAGCTTCTCACTTAAGTTATTTTTCTTCCCATCTTTCCTTTTACTAGAATGATTTcctaacaaaacaaaatcaaaattcataTCAATATCACATTAACTTTGTTacttaaaaatgaataataagatTGAAAAGAAGATGACatacaattaaatttatttcaatcttTTATATTGTGTGATTGTGTCTAATACATTTACACTTTATATTTCAAAATGttcaaattgattttatatatatctttatttttaatttttaatttttaatattacagATTAGGTGA
This genomic window contains:
- the LOC130810968 gene encoding UPF0496 protein At1g20180-like, whose amino-acid sequence is MLSSNRKKFWWFKLKFSLPFTKGNHSSKRKDGKKNNLSEKLNVNEEYKEVFRTQSYMEILSKVQVQLPRSPKTTSNDKYSSYSYSSSSSNSSLSSSSSSSSLPLYIHLSDLLEPHQDVIDTMQTSKIQTLIIHYFDASIEACNACESLLRGIHKTRLYHRRIQRVIDLSQGRENNNKEEEDQECNEKILQELASYADLSNPLPNINNSTTDFPMIREKYTFLLHKLTTKRRKIKRKEKFTRVYKKAIKYGFIISYIVLIITLWALEAHSMLGFLGAPRLLLPFSMTMMKKLRDYINNNDNDNDNIGRLLKLNILKHLGEQLDVAARGIYIFINDFDTVGRLVTRLHDEVQHRKEIAVVCVRNGKCNELMREALRDIEMQQQGFEEQLQELEEHIYFCFLTTNRSRRLVIQEILDPLNAPWD